In bacterium, the following are encoded in one genomic region:
- a CDS encoding UvrD-helicase domain-containing protein: MKHKVVFAPAGSGKTQQLSDRYIALLAAGVAPERILTLTFTEKAAAEMKERIFSELEKKDQALHRFLRDNALKLRISTIHSFCLSLVRRFAPLLGLDPRVEVLSDTTTAWESAKYDVLMQVAERERNSSDYAELIDLVTSNRTQGWTRLSELFDSLFARRVAVQRGRMVGPEADLPDLAAKLRASPIGRTRFEGYSRLFPRELAGKTLEEVFRLLEENSDIYRTKSCTPRIRGCNDEEQAWNQAMCEYRNRIATAVWEGEFGQALGLFQQRFLKAYTEAKRAAGFVDYDDMEYEAWKVLHKEEDWQNILHAFDEHTDHILVDEFQDTSFIQWGIIDKLTEEWRSGEGAKSDLGIKPTIFIVGDEKQSIYMFRDAKVEVFAQAADKLEAWVGKEQIERETLEKNYRSLESLIGFNNALFSRLMSPSSSSADPRPPTPLRGVLATRHSLAPGAIPTPAASN, encoded by the coding sequence TTGAAGCATAAGGTCGTCTTCGCTCCGGCCGGCTCGGGCAAGACCCAGCAACTCAGCGACCGCTACATTGCCCTGCTTGCCGCCGGTGTCGCGCCCGAGCGGATTCTGACTCTCACCTTTACCGAGAAGGCCGCAGCCGAGATGAAAGAGCGCATCTTCAGCGAACTGGAGAAGAAAGACCAGGCCCTACACAGGTTCCTGCGCGACAATGCACTCAAGCTGCGCATCTCGACCATTCACTCGTTCTGCCTTTCCCTGGTCAGGCGTTTTGCTCCGCTGCTCGGCCTCGACCCGCGTGTCGAGGTCCTGTCCGACACCACGACCGCGTGGGAAAGCGCCAAGTACGACGTGCTGATGCAGGTCGCGGAGCGTGAGCGGAACTCAAGTGACTACGCCGAACTCATCGACCTCGTGACCAGCAACCGAACCCAGGGCTGGACCAGGCTGTCCGAGTTGTTCGACAGCCTCTTCGCCAGGCGGGTTGCGGTACAGCGCGGACGGATGGTCGGGCCCGAAGCCGACCTGCCCGACCTCGCTGCGAAGCTCCGCGCGAGCCCGATCGGTCGCACCAGGTTCGAAGGGTACTCGCGTCTGTTCCCAAGGGAACTAGCGGGCAAGACACTTGAGGAGGTCTTTCGTCTCCTCGAAGAGAACTCCGACATCTATCGTACCAAATCGTGCACGCCGCGCATCCGCGGCTGCAACGACGAAGAACAGGCGTGGAATCAGGCGATGTGCGAGTACCGCAACCGCATCGCGACCGCGGTCTGGGAAGGCGAGTTCGGCCAGGCCCTCGGCCTGTTCCAGCAACGATTCCTCAAAGCTTACACTGAAGCCAAACGCGCTGCCGGGTTCGTGGACTATGATGACATGGAATACGAGGCGTGGAAGGTCCTCCACAAGGAGGAAGACTGGCAGAACATACTGCACGCCTTTGACGAACACACGGACCACATCCTCGTGGACGAGTTCCAGGACACGAGCTTCATCCAGTGGGGCATCATCGACAAGCTGACCGAAGAGTGGCGCTCGGGCGAAGGCGCGAAGTCCGACCTCGGCATCAAACCGACCATCTTCATCGTCGGCGACGAGAAACAGTCCATCTACATGTTCCGGGACGCCAAGGTCGAAGTCTTTGCCCAAGCCGCGGACAAGCTCGAAGCGTGGGTGGGCAAAGAGCAGATCGAACGAGAGACCCTAGAGAAGAACTACCGCAGCCTTGAGTCCCTCATCGGCTTCAACAACGCCCTGTTCTCGCGCCTGATGTCCCCTTCCTCATCCTCCGCCGACCCCCGACCCCCGACCCCTCTCCGTGGCGTACTCGCTACGCGCCATTCACTCGCGCCCGGAGCAATACCGACCCCGGCCGCGTCGAACTGA